From a single Budorcas taxicolor isolate Tak-1 chromosome X, Takin1.1, whole genome shotgun sequence genomic region:
- the LOC128069368 gene encoding melanoma antigen preferentially expressed in tumors-like, whose product MDQKITATLFELAAKSLLSSEPAVMHALEKIPRGLFLPLFSTAFLGGHKKILKAMVRVWPFHCLHLGSLKAQESYYDILEAMIDGLPIPPAQNSSSRGHKLKILDLRHNSKCKTTCSHVRLTFPFCLQSCKYSQHAVLNLENTQHRARCLGMGNSGSEVESAQGTMELLVDISLNNTLRTQQFLTFLCNKVEQSSGFLHLCCRDLRINRMSANKRILQILDLGCIDHLTMDQAYPNEIVTLFAGMTHLRSLSLSNTPFRSYKGRNFRFFLILLGQLENLQELRLSFFYLKDQLHKLLRVLPPHLDTLCLSFCGLSIRDVTSLSQSSQATQLRVLNLNNNDFFSEAYEPFQVLLEKVSGTMQHLEINNCMMTDSALLAIIPNLNQCVHLRVFNFAFNPITMPVLRSLLQHLTSLPRLRHVIYPIPVHCYQERNFHHSLNRQKLAEVQAQVKAMLHMLHQDHVQWATYS is encoded by the exons ATGGACCAAAAGATCACAGCCACACTCTTCGAGCTTGCTGCAAAGAGTCTGCTGAGTAGTGAGCCTGCAGTGATGCATGCTCTGGAGAAAATCCCAAGAGGTCTCTTTCTTCCATTGTTCAGCACTGCCTTCTTGGGTGGGCATAAGAAGATCCTAAAAGCAATGGTGAGGGTCTGGCCTTTTCACTGTCTCCATCTTGGGTCACTGAAGGCACAGGAGTCATACTATGACATCTTGGAAGCCATGATTGATGGTCTGCCTATCCCCCCAGCCCAGAACTCTTCCTCTAG GGGCCACAAACTGAAGATCCTAGATTTAAGGCACAACTCAAAGTGTAAGACAACATGCTCTCATGTCAGGCTCACATTCCCTTTCTGTTTACAGTCATGCAAATACTCTCAGCACGCTGTCCTTAACTTAGAAAACACTCAGCATCGTGCCAGGTGCCTTGGGATGGGTAATTCCGGGTCTGAGGTTGAGTCAGCTCAGGGAACCATGGAATTACTAGTGGATATTTCCCTCAATAATACCTTGAGAACACAGCAGTTTCTCACTTTCCTCTGTAACAAAGTTGAGCAGAGCTCTGGGTTCTTGCACCTCTGCTGTAGAGATTTGCGAATCAATAGAATGTCTGCCAACAAACGTATCCTTCAGATTCTGGATCTGGGGTGCATTGATCATCTGACAATGGATCAGGCCTATCCGAATGAGATCGTCACCCTTTTTGCTGGAATGACCCACCTGCGCAGCCTTAGTTTGTCTAACACCCCCTTTAGGTCTTATAAGGGAAGGAATTTCAGGTTTTTTCTCATCCTGCTTGGGCAGCTGGAAAACCTCCAGGAGCTCAGGTTGTCTTTCTTCTACCTCAAAGATCAACTGCACAAACTGCTCAG agTCCTGCCACCTCATCTGGATAccctgtgtctctctttctgtggCCTTTCTATCAGAGATGTCACTTCCCTGTCCCAGAGCTCTCAGGCTACCCAGCTCAGGGTATTGAATCTCAATAACAATGATTTCTTTTCAGAAGCTTATGAACCCTTCCAGGTTCTGCTGGAGAAGGTCTCAGGCACCATGCAACATCTGGAGATAAATAATTGTATGATGACTGATTCTGCTCTCTTGGCCATCATCCCCAACCTGAACCAATGTGTCCACCTCCGTGTTTTTAACTTTGCCTTCAACCCCATTACGATGCCTGTGCTCAGAAGCCTTCTGCAGCACTTGACATCCTTGCCAAGGCTGAGGCATGTGATTTATCCTATTCCTGTCCATTGTTACCAGGAGAGGAATTTTCATCACAGCTTGAACCGACAGAAACTCGCCGAAGTTCAGGCCCAGGTCAAGGCGATGCTGCACATGTTACACCAGGATCACGTGCAATGGGCCACTTATTCTTAG